In Helicobacter mastomyrinus, the sequence AATGCGATAAGGGGCTTATTATCAAGTGGGGTATTGATGATTAAATCACAGCTCAAATTCCCAAATCCCGCATTATACGCACTTTCCATACGATGAGTAATGTCTTTTGCGCTATGTTCGCGTTCTAGATATTGTAACTTTGCGTTATCAAAGCTCTGCACCCCTACACTTAGCCTATTTGCCCCCAAAGTGCATAAATCCCTGCACCATTGCGCACTTAAGAGATTTACATTTGCCTCTAGGGTAATCTCACAATGCGGGGCAAGATTAGCATATTTATGCACAAGCGTGAAAATAGTCTCATAATGCCTCGCGCTTAAAATATTAGGAGTGCCTCCACCGATAAAAATAGAGCTAAGGCAATAATGCTTATCCTGCAAAGTATGGGCTAAATCTACACACAAAGTTTCAATATAGTTATTAAAATATGCCTCCTCCCCCACAAAAGAAGTAAAGGCGCAATATCCGCATTTGCTCGTGCAAAAAGGTATGTGAATGTAAAGCAGCATAAATAATAATCCCTTGGTGGCTTCTTAAAAGATTATTGTATATTATAGCTTATAATGCACAGCAAAATGATACAACCCAAAGGCAGAGTATGAATCCTAGTGAAAACATAATCAAAAAATACCGCCCCAATGTCGCTGCTGTGATTCTCTCAAGTGCATATCCTAAAGAATGCTTATTTTTCATCGCGCATCGCCTTGATGTTAAGGGAGCGTGGCAGTTTCCACAAGGGGGAATTGATGAGGGTGAAAGCCCCAAAGAAGCACTTTTGCGCGAGTTAAAAGAAGAAATAGGCACAAACGCAGTAGAAATCATTAGCGAATGCCCCCATTGGATACAATATGACTTCCCCAAAAGTATGGCAAAAAAAATGTATGTAGGCTTTGCAGGGCAGATTCAAAAATATTTTCTCGTGCGATTAAAGAATAATGCAGAGATTAATCTTTGCACCCCTATCCCTGAGTTTGACAAATATGATTTTGTCAGCACACAGGAGTTGTTTGAGCGTGTTATACATTTCAAAAAAGAAGTCTATAAACAAGTTTTAGGACATTTCAAAAAAGAGGGTTATTTATAGAATCTAGATTCAACAAATTATCTCTTTTGGCAAAACAACAGGCAAGATTCTTATCTATCTTTTACAAGCAAAACATATCCTCGCTTATATAGACTTAAATCAAGTGCATACTAAGCATTTACTCCATTAGCCACTCGCTCTAGTTTGAGGTAAATTATATTCATTGTCATAATAAATAGAAGCTGATTTTTACTATCCACTAGCAAAATATATTTACGAGTATTGTAGATTCACTTGTGTTTGGCAAAGATAAGATTATGTTTAAGATTTAGGCATAAGGTGTTATGCTTGGCTACAAACTCAATTTCAAGGAATGTTTATCTTGGCTTAAGTGGATAACCCCCGCTTCTTTTGAGGCTTTTTGTTAGCATTATCTCTAATGATTGGCACAAGCATTTCTCGTTCTATTAATCGCTAAAACCTATTTGGCGGACACTATCTAGTATCTTGTAATTATTGATAGGTGCATTACACCCATTGCTCTTATTTTCGTTGTTAAATCTCAAAGAAATTTTTTACATTTACCAAAGTAGATAATATGGGCACAATCACTACTTTAAGTAATGAAAATACCGCCACATTAGAGACTATTACGAATGATAACAATGGAGCCATAGGATGGGAATTTTGCAAGAGAGAGTGTTTTTTGCTGCGTTATCTTTAAGATAGTGTGTGGTTTTATGGGGGGGGGGGGGGGGTAAGGTTTTTTGCAAGTGTGGATTAGCACTTTGTGCGAATGCGGCGATTACATCGCAACAGCAAGGGTATAATAAATTAGAGAATCTAAAACTTCAATAAAGCAATGTTTAAATTAAAGAATCAAATCAAAATAATAAAGGAGTGTAATAAAAGCATACAATGTCCTTCAACAAGCTATATTGCGATAAATAAAAACAAAATTTCCTTTTATTTTGGTCAGGGTGAGAATGTAGTATAATAGCGCTCGAGATTGTATATGGAAAGTAGGTGGTATATTCACAAACGCTTCTTAAAATTATTGCTAGGATAGTTCATATATTGGCTTCATTTAAAGAGCAAGTGTAGCCTTGCTCTAGTTTTGTTTAAGCTTGGATTGTATGAATATTTACTTTGGACAAGCTCAAATAAAGGCTATGTTTAAGAGAAAGGATAAACAATGAAGCGATGGGGTAGAGTATGCATAATGTGGCTATGCAGTGTATTTGCCTTAGCACAAGAAGAGCAAAAGCAGCAGGAGCAGCAAAAACAAAATATGTATGTTAATGTAGATTCTGTATTCTCTCCCCCACTATCAATACCTAGCACAGATCAATCGTATCTAGCACTCTATCCGCATAAAGCCATATATATCTTGCCTTATTATTATAGTTTCAGTGAGCCAGCCCCGGGGAATCTTAATAGAGAAACTAAATTTCAGTTTAGTTTTAAACTTGCTGTTACAAAAAAACTTTTTTCACCTTATGGGAAGCTGTATTTTGCATACACACAAACGGCTTGGTTCCAAAATTACAATAAACCTGATTCTCGTCCATTTAGGGATTTAGACTATCAGCCTGAAATATTTTATAGCTATGAAAAGCCTATTAAGTTTTTAGGTGGGGTATTGAAGGGTATTTCTCTTGGTATTAATCATACAAGCAATGGTGAGAGACTCTTACGCTCACGCACTCAAAATCGCCTTCTTTTAAATATACGTTGGGAGTATGATACCTTGAGTTATGGGACATTTGGCTTGAATCTTGGCACTTGGATATACACAGGGACACATTTAGATGGTTTTATGCACGATAATCCTGATTTGCCACTCTATCGGGGTTATAGTGATTTACGTTTATATTATAAAAGCAAGAGGCATTTGCTTGAAGCCTATGTGCGCCCACCTATTGCAAGGGTATATTATCCTTATTTTGAGTTAGGCTATACATTACGTGTGAGTGATAATGTAGGTATTTATTGCCAATATGTGAATGGATATGGGGATAATATGTTTGAATATAATCAATATGCTCAACGCATAGGCATAGGTTTTCGCTTGTGGAATTAATATTCTCCAGTCTATCTATGCCTTTGCTATTGTAGCTCAAGCTGCCGTATTTGCCCTTGTGCTAATTCACATTTGTAGAGTGAGTTTTAAAGTGGATTCTCTAGGATAAACATTATTATGCGATTTGGATAGTAGCCCACACAGATTGTGTAATCTTGTTATTTTAATTTGAATGCGCGATATTGCCTTAAGGTATCAAAATACGCTCTTTCTCTCATTATTTATTAAAACTTAAGAACAGAATTTATAATATATCGTCGCATAAAATTTTATACAACGGGAGGCATATATGGAAACAAAAATTTGGCACAAATGTTTAGGGGGGGGGGCATTGGCTTCATTGCTCCTTGGGGTAGGATTCACCGAAGAGGTATATGACCTTGGGCGGATAGAGGTTATGGCAAAGGGCGAACATAAGCCTGTGGATACTAATAGCACCTTGACAAATATTACTGCACAAGATATTGCCAATACAAGCTCACAAAATGTCGCCGAAGCACTGCGCTATATGCCCGGTGTGTTTTTCCAGCCAGCTACAGGGCAGAGAGGTGAGCCAAGCATAGGCATTAGAGGATACAGCACGACACACATCGGGCTATTCATCGATGGAATCCCCGTGCATAGCATATATGATAGACAGACGGATTGGGCGCAGTTTAGCACCTTTGGGATAGCTGAAATCAATGTGTCTAAGGGCTATACAAGCCCTATTTATGGTATGAATACGCTAGGTGGGGCAGTTAATATCGTTACTTCTAAGCCAAAAGACGCCCTAGAGCTTAATGCGGGTTATACCTCTGTAAGCAATAATGAAGATCGTGCATTTGCACAAGTAGGCACAAATATGGGGAAATACTATTTCCAGCTTGGCTATGCCTATGATGGACGAGATTCGTATAATCTCTCTTCAAAATTCACGCCCACAGCCTATCAGCCTAAGGCCGAAAAGCTTAATTCCTATTACACAAACCACACATTGCGAGTTAAGGCAGGATTTGAACCAAATGAAAATCACGAATATTCTTTGAATCTTATTTATCAAAAAGGCGATAAGGGCGGTATGTTTAATGCCAACACAGGAGGGAACTTTTGGAAATGGCCTCATTATGATAAGATTACTGCCTATATTCTGGGCAATTCAAGGTTTAATGATATGCTAAGCCTTAATAGCAGAATTTATTATGATAGATTCTATAATGAGCTTGAAATGCTTGGTTCTTTACAAGCAAATTATGAAAATATTGGCAATTCAAATGCTATGGGTATTTCTATTTATGATGATTATGCGTTGGGCATCATCGAGACCCTTAATATAGATTTTGATGAAAATAAGAATCTCAAAATAGGTGTGAATCTAAAAAATGATAACATCAATCACACTGATAAACCACTTCCGGGTGCAACAGGTACAAATGATAATAACAAGATTAGCGACCTCTCTACCTCTATTTTTGCAGAATATGCACAAAGCATCAATGATATATTGCGCTTTGCACTCAATGGAAGCTATGATAGGAACGACTTCCTTAAAGGGAGTAGCACAAATAATAAGGATTTAACAAGCATTAAGCATTTGCAGGGCTGGACATTGCAAGGGATTGTCTATCTCTCGCCTACGGATTGGAGCACAATTTATGTCAATGTAGGTAAAAAATCTAAGCTTCCTACATTAAAAGATAGATACTCGACTACTTGGGGTAATCGCACTCCTAGCCCTGACATTTCTCCTGAATCTGCAATAAATTATGAATTGGGAGCGAAGTTTGACTATGAAAGCACCCATTTTAGCATTGCGGCATTTTATAATGATATAAACGATATTCTTATTTCTGTAAGTGACCCTACCAATAGTTGCTTGAATGGAAGCCAATGTTCAAAGCTTATTAACGCTAAAGAGGGCTATGCCTATGGGGCAGAGGTAAGCCTCAAGCAAGGATTCCTAGATGAAAAGATTGTCTTTAGTGCAAACTATACCTATACAGAGAGAAAAGCGACAAATGCTAGCGGCTCTAGCTATGGTGTCGATGGAAGTAGAATCTTAGACTATCCTAACCATATCGGTAATGCCTCATTGCTTATTGCTCCTCTCAAGCAACTTGATTTGATAGGTTTAGCGACTTTCCAAAGTAAGCAGTGGTATCTTTTGGGTAGCACTAGAAACCCAACAGGTTATGCGCAAAATAACGATATTTTCTTGCTTGATGTGAAGCTTAATTATCGCCCTATTGAAGCCTTGCAATTTTCAGTAGGAGCGTATAATTTGCTGGATAGAAATTACTACTATGGCAGTGGTTACTATCAACCCGGACGTAGAATCTTAGCAGGTGTGGAATATAAATTTTAAGAATATTTTAAGCTAATGGCGCGGGAGGGAATCTTAGGGAATATAAAAACGATGAGTTTTTAAAGATTTAATTTTCTTATTTTTTTTCTTTTTATAAAGGGGAGGGGCTTAAATGTGCAAGTGTGGATTAGTGTTTCACACAAATGCGAAGTCGGCTCGGCAATATATGCCTCGCTCCCCCTTATATATCGTTCAGGGATATACCCTTCACCCCCTACGACGCTTTAAGAGGTTTGCACTTCGTGCGAATGCCACGGCTTTAACTTGTAAAGCCTCGTAATGACGAGAGAATATGTAAGTGGTGGCTATTGCGATGTAATCGCAATAGCCAAGGAAATCAATAAGAGGAGTGTGTATGAGAGCATTATATATTGTTTTAATAGCATTAATTCTTATCGCCTGTGGAGACAAAAGCGATGAGGGAGCAAAAGCAGCAGGGCAGCCACAGGCGGTAGATTCTATAGAATCTACACAATCAGCCCAAGAGCAAGTCATTAGGGCATTTGGTATGAATCCCCCTTTGAGTGTGCTGTTAGAAATCCTCAATCCTCAAGGTATGGTTGGGCTAAACTACAAGCCATACGAGGAGGATATAGCCTTTATGCCGCCAAATATCTCTACTTTGCCCGTTTTGGGACATATGGGGAATAGAAGCGTATCGTTTGAAAGCCTTGTGGCTTTAAAGCCTGATGTGGTGTTTTTCAGCGAGGGGAGCAGTGAAGATATGCTAGAGCCTTACCAAAAGGTAGGTATCAAGACATTTATCGTCCCGGGCTATCATTTTGAGGACATACCCTTAGCTATTAAGGCTTATAAGGAGGCATTTGCCGCTGATAAGAGGGTGAGCGAAAAGGCGGATATACTCCTTGCATTTGTAGAGGAGCAAGGAAAGAGGCTTGAATCTTTGCAAAATGCCATTACAGAGCGTCCAAAGGTGTATTTCGCACAGGGCTTTGATGGGCTAAAAAGCCAATGCGCGAGTGTGGGGCAGAAGGATTTAGCCTATTATATTGGCGGTGAGAATGCCCTTGATTGCTCTATGCTAGATAATCCCTCTATGCAATCAAGTATTAACTTTGAGATTCTAGCGAGTATAAATCCGGAGGTGATATTCGTGCGGGAATTGCCCTTTTATAGGGAGCTAATGAGTAATGCCCCATTGCAGTGGAAGAATCTTAGCGCGTTTAAAAATCATAGAATCTACTACGCTCCCTCCACACCATCAAATTGGCTTATGCGCCCTCCTAGTGTAATGCAATCTCTAGGCTTTTTATGGGCCTTTGAGAAAGTGCAGCCTACGCTTATAAGTCAAAAAGAAGTCAAAGAAAGGGCGCAATATTTCTTTCATACATTTTTGCGGGATTTGAGTGATGAGGAGTATGAGCGGATTCAAGGCTTGAGAGAGTAGGGCAAAAAGATAAAAGGAAAGATATGCAAACACAAGCGGAGAATTGGGACAAAAAGGCACAGAGCTTCCCGCGATTTATCAAAGATACACAGGATACTTTAGAGATTTTAGATTTTTTTCTATCACAGGGAGTGGAGTTTGCAAACAAGGTGATTTTTGATATAGGCTGTGGGAATGGACGATTCGCCTTGCAACTTGCTTTTATGGCAAAAAAGATTTATGCGAGTGATATTTCCTCACAAATGCTAGGTCATTTAGAGACAGACGCGAAATCTCATCAGCTGTATAATATTCAAACACTCCATAGCGCTTGGTTAGAATATGATATAAGCACATTAAGCGATGAAATTGACTTAGGCTTTGCCTCTATGACTCCCGCACTTAATAATAAAGCAGCTTTTTTAAAGGCTTTGAATCTTGGCAAAGAGGGCTTGTGCTATGTGGGCTGGGGGAGAGAGCGTAAATGTGCGTTTTTAGATAAGATTCTGCATTTGCATCATTTAGGGCTTTTGCTTCCTGTGGGGCTGCCTAATGTGCTGCAATGGCTCAAAGAGGAGGGCTATAAAGAGCCGCAGTTTCTATACAAAAAGGCAGATTTTGTCTATAAATCTCCTAGTCTTAAGGCGATAGAGGATATTAAATGGCATATTCGTATCCACGATGGTACACCTGATGAGAGGCTCATTACCCAATATGTGTGTGAAAATGAAGTAAATGGTGAGATTAGCTATACACATAGCCGCGAGATAGGCATTACCTTTATTCCTAAGTGATAATATGATGTCAAATAAGCGCAAAATAGGGTTGATTATCTTACTTGGTATTTTACTTTGTGCGTGCGGATTCTATGTGGTTACTTTGGGGAATTTTCATATTGATTTTGCCTCTATTCTTGCCTTTGTGGGCGCAGATATGAGCGAGGAAAACACCTTGTCGCATTTTGTGATATTTGAGATAAGAATCCCGCGTGTATTAGCCGCTATCGTTGTGGGTGGTTCTCTGGCGTTAAGCGGGGGCTTGTATCAAGGGATAGTAGGGAATCCTCTCGTTTCACCTACGATTTTAGGGGTGCTTAATGGCGCGAGTTTTGGCGCGGGGCTTGGGATACTCTTGGGCTTGAATATCTTTGGCATAGAGGCGTTGTGCTTTGTCTTTGGTATTGTGGCTATGCTCCTAGCCCTTGCTTTAAGCTGGGTGTTTGATAATGGTAGGAGCATATTAATGTTGATACTTGGAGGTATGATTGTCTCGGCGTTTTTTGGTGCGGGAATGTATATCTTAAAAATCCTCGCCGACCCTTATAACACTCTGCCTAGCATTGTGTTTTGGTTGATGGGGAGCTTGAGTAATGCAAAGGCGGATTTCCCTCTGTATATTGCCTGTGCTGTCTTTGCGCTAAGTATGGCTTTTAGCGTGATTCTCTCCCGCTCTATTGATATACTCAATCTCGATGAGCAGAGCGCGCAGAGTTTGGGCGTGAATGTAAGGTTTATGCGTATAATGTGTATTTGCATAGCGACTTTGCTTGCAAGCTGCAGCGTGGCATTGGCTGGAGTAATAGGCTGGGTGGGCTTAGTCATTCCGCATATTGCGCGTTTTATTATGGGGGCGAATCACCGCTTTATGCTGCCTTTTTGTGCGTTATTTGGGGCGTTGTTTTTACTTATTTGTGATACATTTGCTAGAAGTGCCTTAGCCACAGAGATTCCATTGGGCATCATCACGGCGATGGTGGGAATCCCTATTTTTGTAATAACGATTTATATCAACAAACGAGCGTTCAATGAATGAGGCATTAAAGCTCTCACATATAAACGTGAGTATTGGCAAAAAGCAGATTTTATGCGATGTGAGTTTGGCAGTGAATAAGGGGGAGATTTGTGCAATTTTAGGTGCAAATGGCAGTGGCAAAAGCACTTTGCTTAAGGCGATTTTGGGGCATTTGGCTTATAGTGGGGGTATGGCTTTAAATGGCGAATGCGCGCATAAACTTAGTATTAAAGAGAGGGCAAGGATTGTAAGCTATGTGCCACAAAGCCATCATATTAACTTCCCTTATAATGTGCTTGAAGTCGTGCTTATGGGGCACTTTAGCCATAGTGCTTTGATGTATCATAGCGGCGATAAGCAAAAGGCAATAGAATCTTTAGAAATGCTTGGTATAGCGCATTTATCTGTGCAGACATACTCTAGGCTCTCCGGTGGGCAAAAGCAGCTCGTGCTAATAGCGCGCTCCTTAGCCCAAGATACGCCCATTATCGTGCTTGATGAGCCTGTGAGTGCGCTAGATATTTCGCATTCTTTTAGACTTTTGGAGATTCTATCTCAACTCACAGATAAAAGTATTATCATTACTTCTCACCACCCTGAGCAGTGCTTCATCGCGCATAAAATAGCAATGATAAAAGATGGGAGATTACTGCATTATGGCACACCTAAAGAGACACTTTGTGAATCTCATATCAAGCAGCTTTATGGTATAGACACACAAAGCGTGGTTTTGCCTAATGGTGGAGTGTATTTTTGTGCAAAGAAGTGATGAGTAAAAAAGCGCTGGAGAGAAAAGAGCAATTTTCCACTATATTTGCTTTTTGTCTTGCAGGTGCGGTGTATGTGGTAGGATTGATAGGTTATTTTTGGAATACTCATAGGGTGATACCAGCAAGTGAGGCATCTATTACCCATCTTTCTTTATCGCATTTTACGACCACAGGGCAAGATTCCCCCAAAGCAGCCCAAGCCCTACCCCCTAAGCAAAAGCCTCAAAAGCAGCATAAGCGGATTGATAACAAAAGCATAGCAAAGCCAGAGCAGATAAGGACGCAGGAGGGGGACATTATAGAGGAAAGTATTTTAACACGGCAGGAGCAAAACGCTCAATCGCAGCAAAGTATTGCTTCACAGGCAAGTAGTGCGGGTGAAATGGACGCATATATGAAGCACGTATATGAAGTTATAGCTAAGCATTATGCTCTTACGCAGAGACTAAAAGGGTATAAAAAAGGTGAAGTGAAGCTTGCTTTTAAGATTGATATGTCGGGGGTTGTCTTTGATATACAAGTGATTTCAAGCAGCGGGTATGCGGAGATTGACAATGCAGCGGTGAAGACATTGCAAGGGATCAGTAAAGATTTAAAAAAGCCAAACAAAATTTATACGATGAGCATAACATTGCATTATGGAAACAAAAATAAATAAGGGTGAGTTGATTAACCATTTTTTCAATTTTTTTTATGGTTAAATAAAGTATTATTTTTTAAATAAAAGGCGGCATTTATCTTAAATATCCAAGCGTTTGCTATAATAATATATCTCAGGTATGGGAGCTGCAAGGAGCCCATCAAGGAGGGAAAATGGTGGTGGTAACGGAGATGGATAACAAGCTTCGTATGATTGAAATAGGTAAAAAGATTCTTACACAAGAAGAATTTGAGCTTTTTAAAAAAATTGAAGATGAGAGAACAGGTCATAGAGACACTCGCCCTATACCTAGAAATAATGATTTGCGCTATCGAGAAGAATATCGAGAATGGCGATCGAAAGCTCCTAAGCACAGCGATAAATCAATGGAAGATTTTTATAATATCAAAATGAAAATATTAGATGCCCTCTCCGATGAAGTACTTGAAAAATATGAATATACACACACTATTAAACTTGTCTCTTCAAGGGAGGTTGTGGGTATTCCGCTGGTGATTAACTATCGTAAAATTAATGATGATTTAAAAATGCTTGAGGTCATTAGTGATAGACATAAACTCGTGATTAATGCTAAGGTTGGCACATCTTTTTATACATCTTTTGCGCGTTTTGAGATTGCATTTGAGGCGGAAAAAAGCAAGATAATGGATATTTTTATGGCATTAGAGCATAAGGCAAAGCACGGATTCTTTATGGATAAGATGGCGGAAATACTTGTAGAAACAAGCCAAGCCAAACTTTGTATCCCAAAATAAGCTTTTGATATTAAGATAGTCTTGAGTAGAAAAAATGATAAATTATGATCTGGCTTTACTCGCTTGCAGGTAAAGTATAACATTAACTCGCATAAAGTTAGATTGCACGAAGTGCATACCCACAAAAACCTTTAAAAGCGTTGTAAGTGTGAGAGGAAATTCAACAAACGGATATATAAGAGGAAGAGGGGCGTATATTCAAATTAGTTTTGTATTTATGCTTTAGTGCTAACTTAACCTTGCACATTTAAGCTTTTTGCTCAAGGCATACATAGATTAAAGAAACTTTAAAATTGCAACCAAGCAATGTTTATTAAAAAAGCATTAAATAAAGATGATGGTTTTGTTTTATCTGTCATAATATAGCTTTTAAAAGGACGTATATGCCTTTTGTTACGCGCTGTTATAAGATCGAAGAACCCATAGCTGCATTTTTATTCCTTATGCGGCATAGGAGATATAGCATTAAAGAAGCTCAAAGAGCCATAGACAAGGCGTATCTCACGCAAAATGGGCATATCATTAGAAAAAATGAAATCATTTGCGGCGATGTAGAGCTTAATGAATTTATCCCTCAAGATATGCCCTTAGAGCCGCTTTTTTATAATGCGGATTTTTGCGTGTATGACAAACCGCACAATCTCCTCACCCACCCCAAGGGGAGATTCTATCACTATTCGCTCAATGATGCCCTCAAATCGCGCTTTGGCACTCACGCTAAAGCCCTTCATCGCCTTGATAAAGAGACAAGCGGCTTATTGCTCTGCACGATTAACCCACAAAGTGAGAGGGCGCTAAAGGTCCTTATGCAAAAAGGTGCGGTTATAAAAAGCTACTATGCCATTGTAAAGGGCAAAGTAGAAAAAGAAATCCTTATAGATGAGCCACTTAGCACACAAAGGCATAAAGGCGGGGATTTATGTATCAAAAGCATTGTGTGCGAAAATGGCAAAAAAAGTCGCACACTCTTGCGTCCCATAGCTTACCACAATCCCACAAATTCTAGCCTCGTGTCTGCCTTAGCCCTCACCGGTAGGACACATCAAATCCGCGTGCATTGCGCCTTTATAGGACATAGAATCTTGGGAGACCCACTCTATGGTGCCAATGAAGCACATAGCAGGGAATATTTGCAAAACAATGAACTCCCGCAATATACACAATACTTTGGTGCGCCCTATCTTTGCTTGAATGCTCATAATCTCCAATTTCACTTCAAAGGGCAGGATTATACTTTTACAAGCCATTTTTGCTTTGATTTTATGCCACATTTTGCAGCATATTTTAAGCCTTAGCCTTGAATATCTTTTTTTTTTTTTTTTGATTAATGTGCTACGTTTCGTTATAAATTTCATTGCAAGGCGGGGTATGACTACTATCATAAGGGCATTTTATTTCTACTTTGGGCGCATTATTTGTATTTTTTATTAATGCTTGTTTGAATAATGGTGTTTTGGACTCTTATGATGAGCAGATTTCTACCACACTGCAGGAGTTTTTGCATTCTCTTTAATACTCCCATCGTGGAAAGTGTAAGATAGCAGCATAGATAGCGTGAGATTTAGTATAGATAGTGATTATATTCTAAAAGCTATATATTCCTTTGCTATTGTGATATGATCAGCACAAAGTCTTGTTTTACAGGGCAAAGCTCTACAAAACGTCTAAAGCTATTAACTTGTGACTAAGACATTGTTTTATTCATCATACGCATAACGTGCTTATTCACACTTGCAAACTCATTTTCTAAGACATAGATTCTTTAATCTATCATTTCGCGCGATTTCTAAATACACCCTGCTTTGCAGATGTAGAATATGAATCCACACTTGCAAATTTAAGCCACTCGTTGATATACTTCTAACCTTTGTATTAAAGATATAAAACATAGATTCTCTATTTGCTAGGCTTATTTTTACAGGATTTGGCAAATGTAAAATGAGTTTAAGGGTATAGAATCTAAAAATATAAGGAGTATGTAATGACATTTCAAGGAAATAATGTGCTTATTACCGGTGCGAGTAAGGGCATCGGGGCGCAGATTGCTAAAACATTGGCAAGTTATGGGCTAAAGGTGTGGATAAACTACCGCTCAAAGCCAGAATTGGCAGATGAGCTTAAAAAAGAGATAGAATCTAATGGTGGCAAGGCGGCGGTGATTAGGTTTGATGCGAGTATTGAGGAGGAATTTATCACTGCATTGAAGGCGATTGTAGAGAGTGATGGGGCTTTGGGCTATTTGGTTAATAATGCAGGGATTACTAATGATAAACTTGCTTTGCGTATGAGCGTAGAGGATTTTGAAGAAGTGATTAATGCTAATCTCAAATCCTGCTTTATTGGTTGTAGGGAAGCCCTCAAGATTATGAGTAAGCAGCGATTTGGGAGTGTGGTTAATATCGCCTCTATTATCGGCGAACGTGGTAATATGGGGCAGACAAACTATGCTGCGAGCAAGGGTGGTATGATTGCGATGAGCAAATCTTTTGCTTATGAGGGCGCACCGCGCAATATCCGCTTTAATTGCGTTACGCCTGGATTCATAAAAAGCGATATGACAGATGAGCTAAAGCCTGAAGTCGTAGAAAGCTATATGAAAAACATTCCGCTTGGACGTTTTGGTGAGGCAAATGATGTGGCTGAAGCAGTGGCGTTTTTACTCTCAAATGCTTCAAACTATATCACAGGTGAAGTGCTTAAGGTAAATGGCGGATTGTATATGTAGAGAATCTTGCCATTTAATAAATTTTTGTTATAATGGTAGCT encodes:
- a CDS encoding RNA pyrophosphohydrolase produces the protein MNPSENIIKKYRPNVAAVILSSAYPKECLFFIAHRLDVKGAWQFPQGGIDEGESPKEALLRELKEEIGTNAVEIISECPHWIQYDFPKSMAKKMYVGFAGQIQKYFLVRLKNNAEINLCTPIPEFDKYDFVSTQELFERVIHFKKEVYKQVLGHFKKEGYL
- a CDS encoding phospholipase A, giving the protein MKRWGRVCIMWLCSVFALAQEEQKQQEQQKQNMYVNVDSVFSPPLSIPSTDQSYLALYPHKAIYILPYYYSFSEPAPGNLNRETKFQFSFKLAVTKKLFSPYGKLYFAYTQTAWFQNYNKPDSRPFRDLDYQPEIFYSYEKPIKFLGGVLKGISLGINHTSNGERLLRSRTQNRLLLNIRWEYDTLSYGTFGLNLGTWIYTGTHLDGFMHDNPDLPLYRGYSDLRLYYKSKRHLLEAYVRPPIARVYYPYFELGYTLRVSDNVGIYCQYVNGYGDNMFEYNQYAQRIGIGFRLWN
- a CDS encoding TonB-dependent receptor, whose amino-acid sequence is METKIWHKCLGGGALASLLLGVGFTEEVYDLGRIEVMAKGEHKPVDTNSTLTNITAQDIANTSSQNVAEALRYMPGVFFQPATGQRGEPSIGIRGYSTTHIGLFIDGIPVHSIYDRQTDWAQFSTFGIAEINVSKGYTSPIYGMNTLGGAVNIVTSKPKDALELNAGYTSVSNNEDRAFAQVGTNMGKYYFQLGYAYDGRDSYNLSSKFTPTAYQPKAEKLNSYYTNHTLRVKAGFEPNENHEYSLNLIYQKGDKGGMFNANTGGNFWKWPHYDKITAYILGNSRFNDMLSLNSRIYYDRFYNELEMLGSLQANYENIGNSNAMGISIYDDYALGIIETLNIDFDENKNLKIGVNLKNDNINHTDKPLPGATGTNDNNKISDLSTSIFAEYAQSINDILRFALNGSYDRNDFLKGSSTNNKDLTSIKHLQGWTLQGIVYLSPTDWSTIYVNVGKKSKLPTLKDRYSTTWGNRTPSPDISPESAINYELGAKFDYESTHFSIAAFYNDINDILISVSDPTNSCLNGSQCSKLINAKEGYAYGAEVSLKQGFLDEKIVFSANYTYTERKATNASGSSYGVDGSRILDYPNHIGNASLLIAPLKQLDLIGLATFQSKQWYLLGSTRNPTGYAQNNDIFLLDVKLNYRPIEALQFSVGAYNLLDRNYYYGSGYYQPGRRILAGVEYKF
- a CDS encoding ABC transporter substrate-binding protein, yielding MRALYIVLIALILIACGDKSDEGAKAAGQPQAVDSIESTQSAQEQVIRAFGMNPPLSVLLEILNPQGMVGLNYKPYEEDIAFMPPNISTLPVLGHMGNRSVSFESLVALKPDVVFFSEGSSEDMLEPYQKVGIKTFIVPGYHFEDIPLAIKAYKEAFAADKRVSEKADILLAFVEEQGKRLESLQNAITERPKVYFAQGFDGLKSQCASVGQKDLAYYIGGENALDCSMLDNPSMQSSINFEILASINPEVIFVRELPFYRELMSNAPLQWKNLSAFKNHRIYYAPSTPSNWLMRPPSVMQSLGFLWAFEKVQPTLISQKEVKERAQYFFHTFLRDLSDEEYERIQGLRE
- a CDS encoding class I SAM-dependent methyltransferase, encoding MQTQAENWDKKAQSFPRFIKDTQDTLEILDFFLSQGVEFANKVIFDIGCGNGRFALQLAFMAKKIYASDISSQMLGHLETDAKSHQLYNIQTLHSAWLEYDISTLSDEIDLGFASMTPALNNKAAFLKALNLGKEGLCYVGWGRERKCAFLDKILHLHHLGLLLPVGLPNVLQWLKEEGYKEPQFLYKKADFVYKSPSLKAIEDIKWHIRIHDGTPDERLITQYVCENEVNGEISYTHSREIGITFIPK
- a CDS encoding iron ABC transporter permease, whose protein sequence is MMSNKRKIGLIILLGILLCACGFYVVTLGNFHIDFASILAFVGADMSEENTLSHFVIFEIRIPRVLAAIVVGGSLALSGGLYQGIVGNPLVSPTILGVLNGASFGAGLGILLGLNIFGIEALCFVFGIVAMLLALALSWVFDNGRSILMLILGGMIVSAFFGAGMYILKILADPYNTLPSIVFWLMGSLSNAKADFPLYIACAVFALSMAFSVILSRSIDILNLDEQSAQSLGVNVRFMRIMCICIATLLASCSVALAGVIGWVGLVIPHIARFIMGANHRFMLPFCALFGALFLLICDTFARSALATEIPLGIITAMVGIPIFVITIYINKRAFNE